The following DNA comes from Quercus robur chromosome 1, dhQueRobu3.1, whole genome shotgun sequence.
ggtggggggggggggggggggggggggaaagggGAGTTGGGGGTAATCTTGTAATTCTTTAGGGGATTCTCTTGTGCACTCCATATTTATAagagaatttcttcttctcttgctaataaaatttcttattactaataaaaaatagccaaccccaaaaaaatttgggaccaagacattgttattgttgttgtactactcattaaaaaaaatttacaaaaaaatatagttcAAGCAATGACAAAATCTTCTTAACAACTCAATTGAGATAATAATAGGGAAACAACTCCATACTCGTATGTcaaatttttcattcaaaaagccaaatgggcaaaatagaaaaatattggGTAATCTGCAACTGAGAAGTAGAAACTTGAAAGAAATTATCTGCAAGCAATATTAAATCACACATAGCTACTACTACCAGTTAAAACAGCAACACCacctcaacaattttttttattgtaagtTACATGCACACTCAACAAGTCTTGAACTCATGATCTAACCTtcaccttgctcttacaagaTGCAATCTAAACTAAAGCTCATTGACATACCAGTCCAAACAAATATTCTGCACATGTGATAGTCTCAATATTGCAGGTCCACCATAAAACATCATTTTGAAGCAATTATCAGCCACCAACAGATtttccaaattaacaaatctaggcaAGCCTCCACCTGCTACTAAAGAATACCTATTGTgcattaatttatattttgaaggACAAGACAATCCATTTTAGTTGAAGTAACTGCCTGCTAGAGGCAAAACATTGCAACATGGAATATAAATATGTTATGATATTATTCATCTGATATTTTGCAATGCTCAACATACtgcattctttttcttcttggtttaTTGAGATACACATAATTGTTCCAAATTTGACTTCAGAAATTACTAAACATAACGTTACACtctttttcacaaaaaaatttccatacatcaaatattaattttaccATACAATTCTGATGATTATACAGATGTACATTAAACATATTTTAAACATTTAACATATATTGATTCCAAGAGTTCaagctaaaacaaaaacaaaaaaatcaaattaactcCTAGAGAGCTTACCCGTTTTGCACCAGCTTGGGCACAAAATATCGACAGAATGCCTGTGCCACAACCAACATCCACTACAACCTGTAAACACAATTGCATtaaggaagaagaaagtgaaCCATATAAGCTGTGTTTACTTTCAGTCCATGCAGAGTATCAGGGTAAACACTTTCAAATTATAATGGCCCATTGTGGTATATTCATTTACCAAAAATGATGTGCAGATATATGTCTGTAAAATATAATAGAATATAACATGACTAAAATACACTTTTGGCCCTTAAAATTTGGGGCTGTTCTCATTTTGGCAAAATCTTCATTTTAGACCTTAATGTTTGATCTTGTTTTCATATTGGCCCTACCATCCATTTCCATTAGTAATTTGGTGACACCTAGCATTATATGGGTGAAGTGTCTTAATGGATGCACTTATCTAACACTTAATGGTTAGATTAAATTAACAGCAGGCCAATATGAAAACAGATCAAACATGAAGGGccaaattttaaaactcaaaggatcaaaatgaaaacaacccAAACTTTAAGGGCCAAAAGTATAAATTAgtctatatatttattaagGTATTTGATACTCTGAGATTATAAAGTTTGTAAACCTTACCAAAATATTGGATCAAATCAagtaatttatcaaaatttataataagcaACCTCAAGTATAAAGAAAGACAATAAAACACTGATAGAAAGTAATAAAAATGCATTCAGGGAGAACCCACTGATAGCAAGAACTCAGAGGTTGTTCTGACATGCTCCCACCATCCCCCAAAAAAAGACAGCAGTTTCAATTTAACAAATATAGTGCTTAGATCCTTCTATAAGGAATTGTTTTGTTTCTAATACTTATACAAtaagaaagatagagagagaaggaTATTGacgcaatatatatatatatatatatatatgaatgataTGCCTAAGTGATATCACACCATTCTATACCAACATATAGTTAGTTTACCACTAGAAAGAATGACATAGACTTCATGCCTTCATCATACACATAAATATGCATGAAAAAGATACGCAGATTTTCCAAGTGAATGGGCTattctaaatttgaaattacgacataaaattttagttattttattggtaagttacacaaaCAGCCAATGGATCTTGAAGCTAGGACCTCACCCTTCaccttactcttttttttttaacaggtAAATAATAATTCTATTGACAAAAGACTACTTCAGGTACACTGAACACCAATAAGTctaaagaattacaatgaaATAGTATGTACAAAAAGGCAAAGACTCTATAAACTCTCCAATGGAGTTACTATTAAACGTTGCTATCAACTGAGTCCCTGTGCTTTCTACGTCCTTAAAAGAACAacaatttcattccctccataATGTCCACATCAAAATCTAAGCACTTAGCTCCCAACACCCAACTACTTGAGCTCAACAACACAACCATTCATTCAcacaacaaaacccaacaacatGTAAAAAAGGAAACATCACAACCCAATactagaaaaagagaaacaatcacaaacccacatccaaattgcacaataaaacaaaacccatttaGTCAAAATgcatccaaacaaacaaaaacagctaaaattttctcaaactaaaaagcttacaaaaaaataaaaaaaccagaCCTTGATCATTTCTTCGTGAATGCCAACGTGGGCGTAAGAGTGAAAGTAAGCCATGTCGAAATCAGTAGCAGGTTTCTGGTGCTGGTCAGAAACCCTAAGGGCAGAGGCAGAGGTAGGACCAGCATGGCCATGGGAGTCCCTGAAGTCACGTGACCTACTATTAGTACTAGTAGCGCCGCCACGAGTGTACCTGCGAACTCGGTCCTTGCAGTGACTTTGTGTTTGTCCGAAACGATTGTCTTCGTGTTGGTGTTGTGGGTGGTAGCCGTTACTGTGATTCGAACTCGAATACATTGTTCAATCTttttctcactctcactctctctctctctcacacccaattttgatttttaacagaaaaatcaaaaaagagTTGCACAATAGTTTCAGACTGTCTCGACGGTGGCGTTTTGTATTTATTGTATTTGTATGCTTTGTTTTTAAGGTTTCGTTTATCTTTTAGGGGATTGGGCCAGGTAAGTTTCTATGAGCCCAAAGAGGCTTTTGGTACccaaatgccaaatgtaaggCCTCATACTTATTATGAAAATTCttctaaacaaaaaatataaaaaataaaaaataaaaacttattatgaaattgattttttttttttttcatattatcaATGATATCTTACAAatctatttataatttgatgataCACGAAAATCAATAGACTGGAATATTTCGGATTATGATGATGGCTTTAGGACTTGAAAGGAAATAAAAGAATGTCAAAGGTTACTAGTGTAACCCAGCCAAGGGCCCTTCGACGGTTTagtcagttttctctctaaaatacGAGGATGGGAAACTGTGAATAGTCGAACTTACCTTGGATGAATGTGACTTGATCATTTTATAGAGAGTTGGAAGTGGGTCTACTTACTCAGATCCACTACCATCGTGAGAGATATGTGGAGTTAATGGAGAAAAAGCAGAGCAGGTTTCAAGAAATTCTCTCCACATTCCAAAATGATAGATCGTGGATTGATTGTGTAGAGCTTATAGAGAATTCCCCTGAAATTTACTAAGTGTTGCATGGTCATCCATTCCCTTACAAGCCCTAGACGATTACGCTTGGTCGTCTATAACCTTGTGAGTCATGAACGACCATCATAACTTGGAAGGCTATTATATCTTATGTATAGATCTTCATCATGTTGGGATTCTTCTATTGGGCTTCTTTTCTTGTAAAACCTTATGGACGTGTTCTAGTCATGGATGAACTAAACTTGCTTTGGATCCTATCAATTGCCCCTTTGTCTTTGTGTTGTCCATGCCACTATCGCTTTTACATGTGGCGATTCTTTATTGGCTGGAAGATTGTCTAGGTAGCGTGTCAAGGTGGTTCAAAATAAGATGCTTAGATGCTGACACGTGGCTTAATCCTAGAGGTCCACTGGTCATGTCGTTTCATTCTTTAAGAAAAGCTGCCATGTGGTGTGTCCTGGTTGGCTCACGTCCCTTCAATGTCTAGGTCTGTCGCCTATAAATAGTCCAATACCTCTCTTACCCTCTTACTTTCCCATATTTTCCATTTTGACATCAGTAATCCTCCGTGCCTCATCTAGAAGTTTCCTTCCGTCCTTAGTCCTCTTCGTCTAGAATTAGGTATCCTTCTTCTCCCATCTATAGGTTTTCTTCTTTAGCATTCTTTACACATGGCTGAGATTGTAGTGTCTTCGTTTAGGGATAAGGACAAGAAATAAATAGATGAGTATCATGATGAGAGTAATACTAGTGATAGTGGTAATAGTTgttgtagtagtagtagtagtgggGGGAATACCACAGATGAGCAATACTCATCTGAAGTCCCTCGGGTCCCCATAGAAGTCTTTTAGGAAGAAATGAGGACGAGGGTTGCTTCTGGGTCATCTGCTAGTTCGTCCACCAGTGCCTCCTCGTCCACCTCCTCCTCAAGTAAAGATGACACTTTGTATTGTTGTGCTGTAGGCATTCCCTTTAGGATGGACAAGAAGAAACTTAACTCTCTTAGGGGTTGGTACTAGATCCCAGAAAATCTTAACCCTCGTCCAGCTGTTTATGGAGATTGGTGTTGTACTTCTCACTTTGGAGTTGGTCTATATGAGGCCTACCTACTAGGGGGTCTTAGGCTACTTTTTAATGCCTTTACTGGAAAGATCCTCCATAGGCTAGGTATAGGTATAAACCAACTAAACCCTAACGCATGGAGGCTCGTCATATCCATGCAAGTGATATAAAGGGAAGTTTTTTATGGAAACTGTCCTCTTATTGTGGACAAGTTCTTATACTGCTACAAACCCTTGGAGATAAGTCAATCCCTAAGTTTCCACCAATTCTCTGCCAAGGGTTCTAGTTGTAGGTTGTTCAAGTCCCTTCCTTCATCTGATAGGAGATGGAAGACAGAGTTTTTCTTCATCTCAAGGTTCTGGGCAAGGAACCCTGTTAAGGTAGGCAGAGACCCATTTCCTCCTTGCACTGATGAGATGGGTCATCTTCGTCCAAAGGGTATGTTACTTTTCATTGCTCGTCTTACTTCCcttgttatatttatttaactccatttttttcttatagctGTAAGACGACCCTCCCTGAGCAAGTTTTACCTAGACGCGTCCACCAAGCACACTCTTTTGCGGATAGGACTTTTCATTTCTTACTGACATTTCGTCGTCTAGCAACTTAGGGACTTGGACCTGACCCTACAGAGGAAGCTCTTGCCCACGATCTTACCACCCATAGACGTAAGTTATTTATTTCATTGTGTTTTGACTAGTTAATTTGTCTAAACTTtaacaagtttttatttatttattattattatttattttttttttttatgtataggATTGACAACCATGAAAGAGAACAAGGGTAAAGTTTTGGCAAACGAAGAATTCGTCCAAGAAGGGGAGGACGTCCATTCCCAACCTTGTCCAGCTGCCTCAAAGAAAAGGAAGGTGCTGTCAGAAACCCTATATTTTGGGAGTCTTCCTAGCTGTCGAGGCTTTTACGGTCAGAAGTAATGTTGATACTGCTCAGTGTAATAATGGAACTGTCAactttgagaataaaaaatagggtaccattgaatgtgacaaaaatagagttagatgtgatgttggtactactcAATGTGACAATAGAAtcatcaaatttgagaaaaaataaaggaaccactatatgtgacaaaagaactgtcaaatTTGATATTGGAACTACACAACGTGATAATTGAATCATCAAATTcgagaaacaaataaaagaactactaaatgtaacaaaataactgtcaaatgtgatgttggaactacacaatgtgaggatgaaatcgtcaaatatgagaaaaaagtaagtgaactaccaaatgtgacaaaacaactgtcatatgtgatgttagaactgtacaatgtgatgatggaatcgtcaaatgtgagaaaaaagtaaggtaaccaccaaatgtgagaaaagaactgccacatgtgatgttagaactacacaatgtgaggatgaaaccgtcaaatatcagaaaaaaaaaaggaaccacccaatgtgacaaaagaagtgtcaaatgtgacaaaagaagtgtcaaatgtgacaaaagaactgtcatatgtaaCAAAAATAGAACATATGCGATGTTGGTACTGCTTAATATaacaatggaaccatcaaatttaagaaaaaaaacaaaggaatcactatatgtgacaaaagaattgtcaaATGTGATATTAAAACTGCACAATGCAATAATAGAActgtcaaatgtaagaaaaaaaaagaaaggaaacaccaaatttgagaaaagaactgtcaaatgtgatgttggaactgcacaatgtgagaatgaaatcgtcaaatgtgagaatggaactgtcagatgtgagaaaaaaaagtaagagaatcactaaatgtaagaaaagaactgtcacatatgATATTGAAATTGCACAATGTGATAATAgaattgtcaaatgtgagaaaaaagtaagagaatcactaaatgtgagaaaataattatcacatgagacgttggaactgcacaatgtgaggataaaacagtcaagtgtgagaaaaaagtaagggaaccactcaatgtgataaaagaactgtcacatgtgatattggaactacacaatgtgaggatagaaccttgaaatgtgagaaaaaaaaataagtgaaccACCAAATGTAAGAAAGAACTgttatatgtgatgttggaactacacaatgtgaggataaaaccgtcaaatgtgagaaaaaagtaagggaactaccaaatgtgagaaaagaattgtcacatgtgatgttggaactgcacaatgtgaggatgaaaccgtcaaatgtgagaaaaaattaagggaaccactaaatgtgagaaaagaactgtcacatgtgatgttggaactgcacaatgtgaggataaaaccgtcaaatgtgagaaaaaattaagggaaccactaaatgtgagaaaagaactgtcacatgtgatgttggaactgcacaatgtgaggataaaaccgtcaaatgtgagaaataattaaaggaaccaccaaatgtgagaaaagaactgtcatatgtgatgttggaactgcacaatgtgaggatgaaaaccgttaaatgtgagaaaaaaaataaagtaaccTGAAATAGCAAATTACCTACTAGTGGGTACCATAGAATTACCATTATGTGGCGTTTAGTACGGGGTAATATTTTAGGATTCTTAGGAATATTTAAAGATTCTCATGTTTGGTTGCAAATCACACTAGGGAATCAGATGCCAGAGGAATCTGGATTCCCCCCTTAAACTCGTCTCAGTAGGAATGTGGATTCTCTTTAAAACAGGTAGGAATCTAGATTCCCAAACTTaaaggaaattgtattttttataaattgacaattttaacaatttttcattatcatttaagcaattaagataaaatataaaacaaatcatcaatatttTTTCCCCTGTCTTTATCTTTTATCGCCAAAATAACACAAACATGatagtttatattttgaaatgttaaattacaattttaatgaatttgtcataattaatagtttatatttggtttttcattatttatttagaggaatattttttttaaaagacttgGTAGTTCACATTCAAATATAAAGatagaatgagaaaaataaataattaatttaagattcctaaaaataaatcaaacattaTCATTTTACATTTCTAGAAATCTTAAGGGATACTTAATGAAACTAAACATAGGAATAACTACATTCTTAGGAAGGAATCTGAATATCAGGAGTAATTGAATTCTCCCCTAGCCTATCTgacaataacaaaaagaaatcaaatgcGTGGACGGCTAGGATCTTACAACCACCCAAGACTCGCTGTAAAACCCTTACTTAAACCCACCAcatataagagcattcacagcagtgtagctataatgctatattgctaaaatttagcttcacaaacacaaaaaaacccctgcagcagtggagccatagttaaaaattttagatgaatggctacagtgcacatctatatatagatgtgcactgtagcttggagctaaaaaaaaaagtaattttttattccagcccctcctttttttattcattcccTCATTCCatctctctcattcactctcattccctctctctcattcactgAAGCTCATCGTCGTACCTGGCAGAGAACATCCATGGTGTTCTGACCAAGACTCTCCGGCAGCAACTTGACCTGAAACTTCTGGACCCCACTTTTCACATCTTGTTGAGTTTCGGCCTTGGGGACAGCCCTCACGATCTTGCTCAAATTCGGAGTCACCGTCGAATCCTTTCCGGAACCGAAACCGATCGACCTCCCATAGTCGTCGAACGTGGGTGTCCACGTCGAAGACTTCGGCGCGGTGCCCCGAGCCCCGTACGGCTCCACCTTGCCACCTTCATCGGCATCGCGAATCGAATCGTAGTGCGGAGACTCCTCCGATCGCTTCCCATACGGATTGGACCCCAAATCGGATCGGCTCCGACCAAACCCTCCGTACCTGTCGTCGAAATACCCACCGGCGTGGTTGAATTTCActggagatttgggtttttttttttttttttttttcctgttgtggactggtggtggtggttgtgggtgggGGCTGATGGTAGAGTGGCTGTGGAGCTGTGGTTGGTGATGTGGTTGTTATTTTTGGTGgtaggatatattattttattgtaatagttatattattttattgtggtgtatatattattttattgtgttgaaagttaaaatagatccactgctgcagcatgtgtgtaggtaaaatagataaagtgactttttgtatagctaaatagttaaaattttgcctccactgctgtgaatgctctaaatcATAAAATCCCCCaattctctcactctcagtcTCAGAATCTCTGTTCATAGTTTTGGTGATTCAATCGAAGAGCGAAAAGAAACAACAATGGCGGGTGTGGTACCTCCGGGTACTACCATGCATAAGGAGGATCCAAAGCCCACAAAGGAAGAGGAAGTTGATTACTTTAACCTTCCCTGTCCCATACCCTATGAAGAAATCCACCGCGAAGCTTTCAGTTTGTACTCTCTACCCATCaaagttttcaacttttttcaaTAATGCATTATGGATCTTAGTTTAATCTtactattttcatgtttttttctcctcctttttatTATTCACCGATTTGTTCTATTTTACTCTTTGTTATGTATGTATGGTAGCATTAGCATTGTGGAATgccaaatataagaaaaatttgacattttaaacCCCCAAAATTCTCTGCATCCAAAAATGctaaatcatataatatttttttattcccattttctgactctctctctcactttatgCTTTCTCATCTCATTCCTCTCTCGTGACATCTTTGGGTCTGCACCGGCTTCCGCCTTCTTGTTCGAACCGGCTTCTGCCTTCTTCACGGTCTGCACCGCATCCCCGGTCTGCAACGTCTGGTTCACCGCCTTACTGTCGCGATCTTGAACCTTGGCCCTGTTCTTGTGAAGCACCATTGGCTCCCAGTCTTGGGTCAGAGCTCCTGGATATCGGCTCGGCATCGTAACAAACTCAGAGAGAGCAACAAACTCGGCGGCGTGTTCATGGGTTTCCGACGTGGTTTGTAGCTGGGTTTGTGTAAATtttgacttgattttttttttttgtgggtcatCTTTTGGATTCGGAATTTgctatgggtttgatttgattttgggatggattttttttttgtgggttcatggtggtggagTTGGGGGTTGCCGTGGTGGTGGAAGGGGGTGGGGATTTTAATATGGGTCATATGTGGATTCATGGTGGTGAAGGTGGGGGGTTGccgtggtgatggtggtggccaTGGGTTTCGGGGCTGAGGTTTCTGGGGTTGCCGTGGGGTGGTGGTGTGGCCATGGGTTTCGGTTTGGGTATGTTCTTCGTGGTTTGGGTatgtttttcgtggtggtggcggtggcagCAGGTGGTTGaggtgatttgggtttttgtttttatttgggtttgggatatattattttattacgtaaaaatattattttaatatgttgaatcgtaaaataaaagtttgggaTGCTTTAAGCATGGTAAAATGGTACTTTATAATGATAAAATGGctttttgaaatggtaaaatagagtagaattggAATTTCGGGATGCTGATGCTAATGTTATAATAGGTTTTGAGATGCAGTgttagtgttaaaaaaaaacccccaaCTTTGAAAGCATTAAAGGGTCCAATTTGTGCTACTTGAAAATttctttctgggtttttgtcCTCTTCTCTTTTGGGAGTCAGAGATTTTCCTCACTTAATTTATAGCTTGTAAATTTCAGTTTAGGTAATATATTATATGGTATGTTCTACAATTAAAGTAGAGTTTGTCTAGAGCATGTTATGACTTATTATAAGAAGAATCATTCATTGGCAGCAGATAGGCTTGGGAGTTCTTTTTTCCTCCCTGAAACTAAGATTTTTACTTTCAAGAATATCTTTGGCAGTGTCCTTGAAACCAGACCTTTTTGAAGGGTTGCACTTTGACTTAACCAGAGGACTTAATCCAAAGTTCGCTCTTAGTCACAGGTAGCTTTGACTCCTCTTTCTTAATGAACTTCAGTGTGCATGGTTTCCTTCactatttcttctttagttcTTTTGGTTTTACTGGTTGATTTTGATAACTATATTAACTATCTACCAGTGTGTACATGGGACCTACAACCATTCCTTCCCAGTCTGCTGAAACCATTAAAATCCCTACTGCTCAGTATGAGTTTGGTGCTAACTTTATGGACCCAAAGGTAGGTTGTCATCCCCACATTTGCTTTTCCCGGTTTCTAATGATAATAGTGACTTTTGGAATTATTTACCTGTAAGACTCAATGaaaaatttatgggtttttcACAGTTGATGCTTGTTGGGAGGGTATTGACAGATGGGAGATTAACTGCTACATTGAAGTGCAATATGATTGAAAATCTTAGTCTAAAGGCTAAAGCACAGGTAATGTCAATGTCTATTCTTTATGGTTCTGTATCTTTCTGTCACAGTTCTTGGGCAGAAAGCCAAAAACTGTACTTTTTATTAAGCTAATTAagtgatttgtttgtctttttttcaGCTTACAAATGAGGCACGCATGTCTCATGGCATTGCGTACTTTGACTACAAGGTTGAGTATTAATGTTATCACTTATCATCATGCTTCTTTTTCCCCCCTTCTTAATGACATTCTTGTTTATCAATTATGTTTATGTCTAAGGATTATTCAATGCTCCATGGCAACTTGTCTGTTAGATGAGAGAATCTTGTCTGTGAATTCTCAGCAATTTTTGACGCAATCTAAGGagtgaattttcttttaaagaacATGTGGTCCCTCTGGTAGCTGAGGCTGCTGTTCTAATTATTAACATTGATTAGTAGTGTATGAAGCTTTTGAATCTGATCATGACGatgattttatatttcttacttGTTTATGGAGATTGCATAATCATACTTGAACTAAATTTTAATGGGATAGCTGGTGGGAGTGATTTTGGACATTGTTATTGGTTGGAATAATCGAAGAATCATGGGAACGTTAATTGACTAATTATGTATCAGAGAATAATTTCATTGAGGAAATTACTGCTGGATTGgctgttttatcaatcttttctttgaCTAAGGAGTCAGTTATCTGGGCCGTAATTGTTACATTCTTAGGCTTAACATAATCTGTCAGATGGTAGCTAAGGACCATTTGCAGTtagtaacttttattttattttataatatttaatttttataagttgGAGACAATTTTGATGGGAACAATATCATTGGTAGTATTCATGCTTCAATGGCACAATGTTTGCCATGACTGTGCTTAAGGCATTTATTTTTCCTGATAAGTAACAACATTTTATTTCAGGGaaaaaaagatacaagagaaataagaaaaactaagaaTATAGCCATGATCTTAATTtacaaagatttaaaaaatcaaagctAATGTGATTTTTGAGAATGCTCAATGGATCAGGACCCATTAAACATTAGCCTGTTTATCTTCTGATTAGAATTTGTGCAACAGTTGTAGCTTTGTAATTTCCAAATTTAAGGTTTTGGTTACTCCAATTACACTAATCAGTTTATGGATATTGATTCTCACTTTCTgaattttaaacaaaagaatGTATACATCATAAGAAAGAGCAATGGTAATGCTTAGAAGGTCCCCACTGTTTGAGTTCTATTCCATCAAAGTAATGGGAGGCAGAACACACGGAGTCCATGGGTTGCAGACATAAGATTACCATATGCCAGCTAATCTCAATGGTTGCAGGACCTTATTTTACATATGGCCTTTCTCATGCCTTGCAGTAAAGCACCATGTGCTCCTCCATCATTCTGTGTCCctgtttgagctttttttttttcccaactcTCATTTTAAAGCCTCTTACTTTTCGTCTGCGGTTTGTCTATGAATGATACTTGTCCCTCTCCtattctttgatttttctaCTTTTGACATTTAGAGCATTGGatcaaaatatttgttttatcTGATGCCATATACTATACTGGAAAGTGATGTGTATGCTTCGAACCCCACcttcccctcccccccccccctcccactATCTACCCATCTGtaatgataatatatatttcGTTAAAGCTAGTGTTAAAATGTACTGTTGTTTGTTGTGCAAATGGTGTAGCTTGCTCAACTCTCTGTGTTAAGGACATCTGTAGAACTTTTATGAGTAAAATTTGAAAGCacattttaatgatttattcTG
Coding sequences within:
- the LOC126714776 gene encoding probable protein arginine N-methyltransferase 6 isoform X4 codes for the protein MYSSSNHSNGYHPQHQHEDNRFGQTQSHCKDRVRRYTRGGATSTNSRSRDFRDSHGHAGPTSASALRVSDQHQKPATDFDMAYFHSYAHVGIHEEMIKVVVDVGCGTGILSIFCAQAGAKRVYAVDASEIALQANEVVKANNLSDTVIVLHGRVEDVEIDEEVDVIISEWMGYMLLYESMLGSVITARDRWLKPGGLILPSNATLYMAPVTHSDRYSESIDFWRNVYGIDNMVWKWRSSIQQ